From Drosophila virilis strain 15010-1051.87 chromosome X, Dvir_AGI_RSII-ME, whole genome shotgun sequence, the proteins below share one genomic window:
- the Nup153 gene encoding nuclear pore complex protein Nup153 isoform X2 — protein sequence MMSAFEDGQQQQQRLLQQEQQQQQQTQTPQPRTPLRLANEAANNSNKNNNNNSSSSSNSSSSSSKNNNNSIMGKVKLRVSSILPDSLSKWFSPTADPNAAGAAAVAGEESSSSTSPQLPLSQHNGSALTTTIKQKHSRRRIQLEADDAPDIAVDDGTNAQDLNEEEVQLADNIAEHDLAGEDEQTRRSEYNVSLLRKRQLVANEDDDDDDDDDAEEEDDDEADDGPQQLNYRSQQPNRSVNFRSSAAQPLQKRKRIEPMESTFSPQFNAQRRRPQLHASTPAASDALRSQAPPNRFSTHLNLYGHQRQREPAYNFMSAGNNSSSEAAVATSGDLPMSSRRSLNIAPMTERREMALPSYRRQSLLGHRGLMPNWRSYQTISEVPNEEQQQQQQQQQTMRQETNNNNNNNIIQTKRSGGTDSQSECESNESHAAGGSGFGCGRMHNLNNNNNINSNSNQLFYGNLQSRKSVFNTNVNATSLLQHHNSTLSLNSLNHRRRFNASIYGSTSALSDSRLLSSSMSGNSPFYQGPTAFGGSSANNRYFSQGNLPINSGSSSPAPSNSDSVCSNSNPARPNICHSSYGMKPIEMRPRGNLCTGAGDGSANVPGLSLTAQRILNLLENHTTPLMDAKKMGSTLREHQLQRSSRHLTAGSKPYSYPNHTLAFGYNNTAGGSNNNRNSDPDNSSKLLVPTMLQLLERRRLHRVAPSTRALVDAKQLEEQQMLHQQHQQAASLAANSNTTVTVTPTGSQTHTNKMRSRLSHQLRKDARIVDEQQLPPAPLDLPNIRFPVMASEPTFDLVIAPPPPMSTAATTAEQQQQLPKLNNNNKTNNNTNNNNNNNNNNSSSMRRRGHSSTRYQFANPQPLNCADPAGTTATPQKRMKHNFIFDPPIPLDESTKCLPNSLQFNGATCNSNLKSTGSVIDILLPPKRTDAPASPAAAAPASAPLTTVGFGDQFKKSASEWECEACMLRNKQELNKCVACETPKPKPKGAANTAASGPTAPAINYPAEDETARLKTTSLGTQVCMSSIAQNSGSNSSSFGSSNSNSFPSGFGDAFKPPANMWECGCCMIMNPASLNECLACQSPNPKSSNSNSNSNSSTNNNNSNNSNSNNSFKFGFDSTAVVQPKADAGFQQLIAAQKSSSWNCEACMAQNDISRNKCICCEQLKPGATVEEASTTAAVPKFMFGFPAKAATTATTEAGATTTAATATVAPVTQFKFGFAPAAAVDAGKDVADSNKALTTTTTTTTAAAAGTSTFSNSTTTTTATATTNVFKIGTATAARTVDFKLGDNAAQQQQLSLAADKPAPASSSMAPATSSTGQGLFATTVTPATAATTFAFGANTAAAATTTATTTTTAAAAAKPVESKLFNFGSFSPNTVVSSSTSTNTTSSSSSSGGSSISFKPPANLFNFGGGSSNNNVSSSSSSTLPAATGTKTTASFLYSPQTASATTSFAPAATATTFVFGSQSAISTTAAAAAAKTAVSSSSSNSNNFFFGAPATSTTAASTNASNAGIFGSSITTPKSSIISSSSSSGFQAPASSNTALFTFGSGSNINASGNSSFTSPSFGFGPKPTPSTLGDLATSSSSSSSNNNIGSNTSTTTLTNFGWPTAAVTATTSKATTSFATTAAATPFANNPATSVATSSTTLPIFGSNSSQGSNLFGSSNTATKTTNAMQPLAVSSPFGMATTTTSAATAAAATVQPNTGGNGTISALFGNVNSPFGTNAGPGAGGVASPLTNIFNSSSSNNNKGTPTTTTAAAATTVAAATPKPAFNFVSANAPIAAPAGGVFNFGATPTNAAASGNSSSTSGGGGGGGNSSALPKPAFNFTATAPQTTAFNFSANSTTAGGNAGNSDFQSTKRWQPNAESTPQDTRTDASPAAAVEMESGAAAAAAAAAAANNDRTEQQWTTLGHGLGRGCELGAAEQQQLRHNDSQTTTTIRDSGQLQQQQKQQQQQQQQWEGENETHRTATRTRTTLSCPSEQQTPTATAMLQRRSSRLHERHQQIQNELQQLQQQQQQQRRRRQQQQKQQKQRLNKYRFVRSPLTAAAAAAATATTTAAALAARVARQYKFSLLSKRQTRKSNANSSASNNSNELEACSAASIDSSHSDTVTAAAAAAAAAASHMLRSRYKLVRRRSAAD from the exons ATGATGTCCGCATTTGAGGatggccaacagcaacaacaaagactactacaacaggaacaacaacagcaacaacaaacacaaactcCGCAGCCGCGCACGCCACTGAGACTCGCAAATGAGgccgccaacaacagcaacaagaacaacaacaacaacagcagcagcagcagcaacagcagcagcagtagcagtaaaaacaacaataat TCCATCATGGGCAAAGTAAAGTTGCGGGTATCCAGCATACTTCCGGATTCACTAAGCAAATGGTTTTCACCAACTGCTGACCCAAATGCCGCCGGCGCCGCCGCAGTCGCTGGGGAAGAGTCGTCATCGTCAACATcgccgcagctgccgctgtcgcAGCATAATGGCAGCGCTTTGACAACTACAATCAAACAGAAACACAGTCGTCGTCGCATACAGCTCGAGGCTGATGATGCGCCCGATATTGCCGTCGATGACGGCACCAATGCTCAGGATCTCAACGAAGAGGAGGTTCAGCTGGCCGATAACATAGCCGAACACGATCTGGCCGGCGAGGATGAGCAGACGCGTCGCAGCGAATATAATGTTAGTTTATTGCGCAAACGTCAACTGGTCGCCAacgaagacgacgacgacgatgatgacgacgatgcCGAAGAGGAGGACGACGACGAAGCCGACGATGGTCCACAGCAACTCAACTATCGATCGCAGCAGCCAAATCGCAGCGTCAATTTCCGCAGCAGTGCGGCACAGCCGCTGCAAAAGCGCAAGCGTATAGAG CCAATGGAAAGTACGTTTAGTCCTCAATTTAATGCACAGCGTCGACGCCCGCAGCTGCACGCCTCAACGCCAGCTGCTAGCGATGCGCTGCGCAGCCAAGCGCCACCGAATCGTTTCTCAACGCACTTGAACCTCTACGGACATCAGCGTCAGCGCGAGCCCGCCTACAATTTCATGTCcgccggcaacaacagcagcagcgaggcAGCTGTTGCCACCAGCGGGGATTTGCCAATGAG CTCGCGACGCTCATTGAATATTGCGCCAATGACTGAACGCCGTGAAATGGCGCTGCCCAGCTATAGGCGGCAATCGCTGTTGGGTCATCGCGGCCTAATGCCCAACTGGCGCAGCTATCAGACCATCAGCGAGGTGCCCAatgaggagcagcagcagcagcagcagcagcaacaaactaTGCGCCAggagacaaacaacaacaacaacaacaatataatacaGACTAAGCGCAGCGGCGGCACAGATTCCCAATCGGAGTGCGAGAGCAATGAGAGCCATGCGGCTGGCGGATCAGGCTTCGGTTGCGGACGCATGCACaacctcaacaacaacaacaacatcaatagcaatagcaaccAATTATTTTATGGGAATTTGCAGAGCCGCAAATCGGTGTTCAATACGAATGTAAATGCAACATCGCTGCTGCAACACCACAATTCGACACTATCGCTAAATTCGCTAAATCATCGCCGTCGCTTTAACGCCTCCATATATGGCAGCACATCGGCGTTGAGCGATAGTCGTCTGTTGAGCAGCAGCATGTCGGGCAATTCACCATTTTATCAGGGACCCACCGCATTTGGCGGCAGTTCGGCAAACAATCGTTATTTTAGTCAAGGCAATTTGCCGATCAATTCGGGCAGCAGCTCGCCGGCGCCATCGAATAGCGATAGCGTTTGCAGCAACAGTAATCCTGCTCGCCCAAATATCTGTCACAGCAGCTACGGCATGAAGCCCATCGAGATGCGACCACGTGGGAATCTGTGCACCGGCGCTGGTGATGGTAGCGCCAATGTGCCTGGCTTATCGCTGACAGCGCAGCGTATACTCAATCTATTGGAGAATCATACAACGCCGCTTATGGATGCCAAGAAAATGGGTAGCACATTGCGTGAACATCAATTGCAGCGCAGCTCAAGACACCTGACCGCCGGCTCCAAGCCATATTCCTATCCCAATCATACTTTGGCATTTGGCTATAATAACACCGCCGGCGGCAGCAATAACAATCGGAATAGCGATCCGGATAATAGCTCTAAATTGCTGGTGCCCACCATGTTGCAGCTGCTCGAACGTCGACGTTTGCATCGTGTGGCGCCCAGCACACGTGCCCTAGTTGATGCCAAACAATTGGAGGAGCAACAGATGTTAcatcaacagcatcaacaggcTGCCAGTTTGGCAGCTAACTCCAATACGACGGTCACGGTCACGCCCACGGGCAGCCAGACTCATACGAATAAGATGCGTTCACGTTTATCCCATCAGTTGCGCAAGGATGCGCGCATTGTGGATGAACAACAGTTGCCGCCAGCGCCTCTCGATTTGCCCAATATACGTTTTCCGGTGATGGCCAGCGAGCCGACATTTGATTTGGTTAttgcgccgccgccgccgatgtcaactgcagcaacaactgccgagcagcagcagcagctgcccaagctgaacaacaacaacaaaacaaacaataacaccaacaacaacaacaacaacaacaacaacaacagcagcagcatgcgCCGACGCGGCCATTCAAGCACACGTTATCAGTTTGCAAACCCGCAGCCACTCAATTGTGCCGATCCTGCCGGAACAACAGCGACGCCACAGAAACGAATGAagcataattttatatttgatcCGCCCATTCCATTGGATGAGTCGACCAAGTGTTTGCCCAACTCGTTGCAGTTCAATGGTGCCACATGCAACAGCAACCTGAAGAGCACCGGCAGCGTGATTGATATACTGCTGCCGCCCAAGCGCACAGATGCTCcagcatcaccagcagcagcagctccagcatCAGCTCCCTTAACAACGGTTGGATTTGGTGATCAGTTTAAGAAATCCGCCAGTGAATGGGAGTGCGAAGCGTGCATGTTGCGCAACAAGCAGGAGCTGAACAAATGCGTCGCCTGCGAGACGCCCAAGCCAAAACCTAAAGGTGCCGCCAATACTGCTGCCTCAGGCCCAACGGCGCCGGCCATCAACTATCCAGCTGAAGACGAGACGGCGCGCCTTAAAACCACAAGCCTTGGCACACAGGTGTGCATGTCCAGCATTGCCCAAAatagcggcagcaacagcagcagctttggcagcagcaacagcaacagttttCCTAGCGGTTTTGGTGATGCGTTCAAGCCCCCGGCAAATATGTGGGAATGCGGCTGTTGTATGATCATGAACCCGGCCAGCCTTAATGAATGCCTCGCCTGCCAGTCTCCCAATCccaagagcagcaacagcaacagcaatagcaatagcagtaccaacaacaacaacagcaacaacagcaacagcaacaacagctttaAATTTGGTTTTGACAGCACAGCTGTTGTGCAGCCTAAGGCGGATGCCGGCTTCCAGCAGCTGATCGCGGCACAAAAGTCGAGCAGCTGGAATTGTGAGGCGTGCATGGCACAGAATGATATCAGCCGCAACAAATGCATATGCTGTGAGCAACTGAAGCCCGGCGCCACCGTCGAGGAGGCTTCAACCACTGCGGCTGTGCCCAAGTTTATGTTTGGCTTTCCAGCCAAGGCcgctacaacagcaacaacagaagcaggagcaacaacaacagcggcaacagcaactgttgctccAGTCACGCAGTTTAAATTTGGTTTTGCGCCCGCTGCAGCAGTAGATGCTGGCAAGGATGTGGCCGATAGCAACAAAGctcttacaacaacaacaacaacaacaacagcagcagcagcaggcacgtCAACATTCAGtaattcaacaacaacaacaacagcaacagcaacgacaaatGTCTTCAAAATTGGCacggcaacagctgccagAACGGTGGACTTCAAACTTGGCGACAAtgcagcacagcagcaacagttgtcGTTGGCAGCGGACAAACCTGCGCCGGCTAGCAGCAGCATGGCGCCGGCAACATCTAGCACCGGCCAAGGCTTGTTTGCAACAACAGTgacaccagcaacagcagcaacaacatttgcatttggcgccaacacagcagcagcagcaacgacaacagcaacaacgacaacaacagctgctgccgcagcaAAGCCCGTGGAGAGCAAATTATTTAACTTTGGCAGCTTTTCGCCCAACACAGTCGTGtccagcagcaccagcaccaacaccaccagcagcagcagcagcagtggcggcagcagcatcagcttcAAGCCACCAgcaaatttattcaatttcggcggcggcagcagcaacaacaacgttagcagcagcagcagcagcacgctgccagcagcaacggggacaaaaacaacagcttcGTTTCTATATAGCCCACAGACTGCAAGTGCAACAACTAGCTTTGCGCCagctgccacagcaacaacgttTGTCTTTGGCAGCCAATCAGCTatatcaacaacagcagcagcagcggcagctaaaACTgccgtcagcagcagcagcagcaacagcaacaatttctTCTTTGGCGCgccagcaacatcaacaacagcagctagcACCAATGCCAGCAATGCCGGCATCTTCGGCTCCTCCATCACAACACCCAAaagcagcatcatcagcagcagcagcagcagcggcttcCAAGCGCcggccagcagcaacacagCGCTGTTCACctttggcagcggcagcaacatcaatgctagcggcaacagcagctttACCAGCCCATCATTTGGCTTTGGACCGAAGCCCACACCATCAACACTTGGCGATCTTgcaacgagcagcagcagcagcagcagcaacaacaacataggCAGCaacacatcaacaacaacactgaCCAACTTTGGTTGGCCgacagcagcagtaacagcaacaacatcaaaagcaacaacttcatttgcaacaacagcagcagcaactcctTTTGCCAATAATCCTGCAACAAGCGTTGCAACATCATCCACAACTTTGCCCATTtttggcagcaacagcagtcaGGGCTCCAACCTGttcggcagcagcaacacggcaacaaaaacaacaaatgcaatgcAGCCGCTGGCGGTCAGCTCGCCATTTGGCatggcgacaacaacaacatcagcagcaacagcagcagctgccaccgTACAGCCCAATACCGGCGGCAATGGCACAATCTCTGCGCTCTTTGGCAATGTGAATAGTCCGTTTGGCACAAATGCAGGGCCCGGTGCCGGCGGCGTCGCCTCGCCGCTGACAAACATAttcaatagcagcagcagcaacaacaacaagggaacaccaacaacaacaacagcagcagcagcaacaactgttgcagcagcaacacctaAACCGGCATTTAATTTTGTCAGCGCCAACGCACCAATAGCTGCG CCCGCCGGCGGCGTCTTTAACTTTGGCGCAACGCCCACGAATGCCGCTGCcagtggcaacagcagcagcaccagcggcggcggcggcggcggcggcaacagcagcgcgtTGCCAAAGCCAGCCTTCAATTTCACGGCAACCGCACCACAGACGACGGCATTTAATTTCTCGGCTAACTCAACAACAGCTGGCGGCAATGCGGGCAACAGCGAC TTTCAATCCACCAAACGCTGGCAGCCCAATGCAGAATCCACGCCGCAAGATACGCGGACCGACGCGTCGCCTGCCGCCGCGGTAGAAATGGAAAGtggcgccgccgctgccgccgccgccgccgctgccgccaacAATGACAGAACCGAACAACAATGGACAACACTGGGACACGGACTGGGACGTGGATGCGAATTGGGGGCggcggagcagcagcagctgaggcaCAACGACAGCCAAACAACGACGACAATTCGTGACAGCGggcagctacagcagcagcagaagcagcagcagcagcaacagcagcagtgggAAGGAGAAAATGAAACACACAGGACGGCGACGAGGACAAGGACGACACTGAGCTGCCCCTCCGAACAGCAAACACCAACGGCGACGGCCATGTTACAGCGCCGCAGCAGTCGGCTGCACGAACGCCATCAGCAAATACAGAATGAActgcaacaattgcagcagcagcaacagcagcagcgacgtcgacgccagcagcaacagaagcaacaaaaacaacggcTCAACAAATATCGTTTTGTGCGCAGTCCGTtaacagccgcagccgcagcagcagcaacagcaacaacaacagcggcagcattgGCGGCTAGAGTTGCCAGACAGTACAAATTTAGCTTGCTAAGCAAAAGGCAAACGCGCAAAAGCAACGCCAATTccagcgccagcaacaacagcaacgaacTGGAAGCCTGTAGCGCTGCCAGCATCGACAGCAGCCACAGCGACACAGtcacagccgctgccgctgccgctgccgctgctgcgtcACACATGCTGCGCAGTCGCTATAAGCTGGTGCGACGGCGCAGCGCTGCCGACTGA